GTCGACGTGTTCTGCGCGATGCCGTGAAACGCGTCGATGTCCCGCCCCAGTGGCAGGCTCCACACCAGGATCCCGGCGACCAGCGCCGAGGCGCCGAGCGCGACGGTGGCCAGCCGGGCGGCCCTACTGCCGCGCAGCAACCACCTGGCCGCGACCAGCACGGCGACCAACGCCACCACGCCGTACACCACCGCGGTCACGATGACCGCGACGTTTTGCCTGCCGAATTCGGCGGCGCCACTGGCGTTTTGCAGCGCGTAGCGCACGCGCCAGTACAGGTTGAAGCCAAAGCTGAGCACCGCCAACACCATCGACGCGTAGCCGATGAGCCGGGCGGACCTCAGCCAGCCGGTGTGCTCGCCGCCTTCGGGGACCGGTCCGGAGCGGGCGCCCGCCTTCACCGCTTGCGCGCTCAGCATGCAGCCGGCGATCCCCACCCACGCCCCGGGCCCCACGCCGCCCGGCACGTTCACCGTGCCGCCGAACCGGACGGTCTCGAACGCGTCGAACCCGACGAAGGCCAGCACCAGCAGCGCGTAGGGGATGTTCAGCCCGAGGCGAAGCCGGCCCGCCGTCGCGGGGTTGAACCGCGCGCCGGACGACCGCCAGGAACCGGCCACGGCGACGGCGATGACGGACAGCACGGTCACCGCGAGCAGCGCCGCGAACAGGGTCCGGTTGCTGTCGGGGATTCCCACGCCGAAATACAGATTCCACGGCAGGAACAGGGCGACGACGAGCAGCGCGACGGCGGTCAGGTCGCTGACCAGGTGCCGGTGCTGCGTCGAATCCCGCGCGGTTTGCTGCGCCTGCCCGTGGATGGGCCCCGTGGGCGGGTCGTCGCTGCGCTGGCTCACCATGCCCCCCGGGATCAAGGACTATTCTCCGTTCGGACGCCGTGGCAGATTCCCTGGCGACCGTCCTGTCGTTCGAGAAGCTGGTTACGCTGCGCTGTAGGCAAAGCTTGTCGCCCGAATAACGGATACTGCCAACGGTATCGCAAGTGTAATGATGCCGGGACATTGCTGGTCGTGGGGTAGCCAGCCGAAGGAGAACCGGGATGGACGTCGTGTTGGGGGTCGCGGTCACGGGCCCGGTCGCGCGCTTGGCCCTTGCCGGGCCGGGCGCACGGGGCGCCGACGTGATCGACCAATCCGTTGTCGATCTCGAGGACGACCCGGTCGGGAAACTGACCGAGACGGTGGTCGGCACCAATCGGCTGCTGGCCGATGAGAACCACCGGCTGGTCGGCACCCGGGTGTGCTGGAGCGACGATTCGCGCGCCGGCGAACTCCGGCAAGCGCTGGAAGATTCCGGCGTTTCCAACGTCGCCGTGCTCTCGGAGCCGCAGGCGGTGGCCGCCCTGATGCGCGCGGTCGGCCGACCCGGTGCCGCGCTGGTGCTGGACGGCGCGACGGCGACCCTGTCGGTGCCAAGTTCCGCCGAAGACCGGGACGCCCCGCCGACCGTGCTGGCCAAGGAGTCGCTCGCCGGCGACGCGACGGCGGCGTTCGACACGATGATGGCCCAGCTCAACGCCCGGCCGGACGCCCCGGGCGAGGTGTACCTGGTGGGCGCTTCCCCCGAGCTGGCCCGGGTCGCCGACCAGTTCCGCGGCGAGTCGACCATGCGGGTGCAGGTGGCCGACGACCCCGCCTTTGCGCTCGCCCGCGGCGCGGCCATGGCCGCGGCGGCGCAGGCATTGTCGGCCGGGGATGCCACCGCGATGGCGCCTGCCGTGGGACCCACCGGCGACGAGACGACCGTCGTGCCCCCGCCGGACGTGGAGGAACCACAGCTGGCGTACTCGATGACCGACGATGCCGGGTCTTTCACCGGCGACGAGTACGGCGCCGAATTCGACGAATTGGACGACTTCGACGAGACCGAGGCCATCCCCTCGCGGCTCAGTCGCCGATCGTTGCTGGTCGGCAACGCCGTAATCGCCTTCGCGATCATCGGATTCGCGTCGCTGGCCGCCGCGGTGGCCATCGCGGTCCGTCCCGCCGCGAGTCAGCAGCCGGTCGTGGGACACCAGAACGCCGCGCCGGGCAAGTTCATGCCGTTGTTGCCGACGCAGCAGCAGGCGCCGGTGCCGCCGCCCCCGGCTGACGACCCCAACGCCGGCTTCCAGGGCGGCGTCGTCCCGGACGCCAACGGTCTTCTTCCGGCGCGGGTTTCCTCGCCCGGCGCGGGCGGGCCGGCCGCCCCGGTGCCGCCCGGCACGCCGGGTTTCGTGCCCAACCCGAATCCCGCTGTGCCCGTTCCGGTCCCGGTCATCGTTCCGGTGCCGGGATGGAACCCCGGCTACCCCACACCGCCGTACAACTCGCCGACGACCACCACGACGACGACGACCACGATTACGACCACGACGACGCCCACCACGACCACGACGACGCCGACGACAACGACATCGACCACGACGCCGACCACGACAACGCCGTCCACCACGACGCCGACCACGACAACGCCGACGACCACGACACCGCCGCACGTGACGACTACGGAACCGCCCACGAGCTCCAAGACGCCGTTCACGTCGACCGAGACGCCGGCAACCGTAGCGCCGCCCAGCACGCACCCGACGACGGTGGCGCCGCAGCACACGCAGACCCAGCAGACGCTCGTCCCGCGGCAGCCCCACACCCAGCACGGGTCCTGAGGCGTCCATGTCCGATGCCGTCACGGTGGTGCTGCCCTGTCTCAACGAAGAGGAGTCGCTGCCGGCCGTGCTGGCCGCCATACCCGCCGGATATCGGGCGCTGGTCGTCGACAACAACAGCACCGACGGCACCGCCGCCGTCGCGCTGCGGCACGGCGCCCAGGTGGTCGCCGAGCCGCGGGCCGGATACGGCTCGGCGGTGCACGCGGGCGTGGTGGCCGCGACCACCCCGATCGTGGCGGTCATCGACGCCGACGGGTCGATGGACGCCGGTGACCTGCCCCGGCTGGTCGCCGCGCTTGACCAGGGCGCCGATCTGGTGGTCGGGCGGCGCCGGCCGGTGGCCGGGCTGCACTGGCCATGGGTAGCCCGGGTCGGCACCGTGGTGATGAGCTGGCGGCTGCGCACCCGCCACGGACTGCCGGTGCACGACATCGCGCCGATGCGGGTGGCCCGGCGCGAGGCGCTGCTGAACCTGGGCGTCGTCGACAGGCGGTCGGGCTATCCGCTGGAGCTGCTGGTGCGCGCCGCGGCCGCCGGCTGGCGCGTGGCCGAACTCGACGTGAGCTACGGTCCCCGGACCGGCGGCAAGTCGAAGGTCAGTGGTTCGCTGCGGGGGAGCATCACCGCGATCCTCGACTTCTGGAAGGTGATCTCGTGAGCGTCCTGCCGGTGACGCTGCTGGTGGTTGCCAAGGCGCCGGAGCCGGGCCGGGCCAAGACGCGGCTCGCGGCGACGGTCGGGGAGCTCGTCGCCGCCGAAATCGCCGCGGCCGCACTGCTGGACACGCTGGACGCGGTGGCCGCCGCGCCGGTGGCCAAACGGGTGGTGGCGCTCACCGGCGACCTGGGCGCCGCGGCCGGCGCGGCCGAGATTCGCCAACGGCTGCGGTCGTTCACGGTGATTCGCCAGCGCGGTCACGACTTCGCCGACCGGCTCGCGAACGCGCACGCCGACGCCGCGGACGGCTATCCGGTGTTGCAGATCGGGATGGACACGCCCCAGGTGACCGCCGAGCTGCTGGCCGATTGTGCGCGGCGGCTCCTGGCGGCGCCGGCGGTGCTCGGGCTGGCCCACGACGGCGGTTGGTGGGTGCTCGGGGTGGCCGCGCCAACCATGGCGGAATGCCTGCGCACCGTCCCGATGTCGCAGCCCGACACCGGCGACCTCACACTGAACGCGTTGCGTGGCAACGGAATTGACGCGAAACTCGTCCCGCGGTTGGGGGACATCGACGTCATCGGCGACGTGGCCGCGGTGCGCGAGGCGTGCGGGCCCGCCAGCCGGTTCGCGAAGGTCACCCGCGCGGCCGGACTGTGAGCCGAGCACAGCCGGGGCTTTGCGTGTGAATCCTTGGCTCTGCGTGTGAGCCCTGGGCGGAGAAATCGGCGAAACGCCGCCGCCAGCGCACACCCAAAGCCCGCACGCTCGATCACCAGTTGGTGACCATGACGGTGTTCACCAGCAGGGCGCCGGCGGCGTTGAGTGCCAGCCACATTCGGTGCGACCGGACGGGCAGCAGCGCGGGCGCCGCGGTGAGCCAGATCGTGAAGGGCAGCCAGATCCGCTCCACCTCGGCCTTGCTGAGCATGCTCAGATCCGCGCAGGCGATGGCGGCCAGCACGGCCAGCAGCACCAGGTGGAACCCGGAGCGGCGACGGATGGCCGCCGCATCGAACACCCGGCTGACGCCGGCGACGCTGCCCAACCCGATCGCGCAGACGACCGACGCCAGGTTGGCCCAGCTCCAGTACTGAAACGGGCGGTCCTTGGCTATGCCCTGCCAATAGCGTTGCTGCACAAGGTTATAGCCGTCGAACCAATAGAACCCGGCGACCGCGAAGGTGGACGCCACCGCGACCGCGGCCAGCGTCGCCGGGCCCAGCGCCCGCAGCACCGCGCGCCAGTCGGTGGCCGACACCAGCACCGCCAGCGCCGGAAGGCCCATCAACATCAGCCCGTAGTTACAGAACACGCCCCAGCCCAGCAGCAGGCCCGCGGCGCCGGCGGTCAAGGCGGGAAACCGGACCGGCCGGTGCACCGCCACGGCCAACAGCGCGATGCCCCACGCCGCCACCCCGGCGAAGTAGCCGTCGGCGGAGACCGCGACCCAGATCGCCGTCGGCGCCACGGCCACGAACGGCGCGGCGCGCCGCGCGGTCTGCTCGTCGGCCAGCGCGCGGACGGCGACCAGCACCGCGGCCGCCGCGCTGGATCCGGCCAGCAGGCACAGCAGCCCGGCCCAGGCGCCCCCGTGCAGGCCGATTCGGTCCAGCCAGACGAACGTCAGCAGCGCCCCGGGTGGGTGCCCGGAGACGTGCGTGGTCCACGAGTTCGGTTGGTAGTCGACGATCCGGCTCGCGAACGTGCGCACCGTGGCCCCGATGTCGGTGATGCCCGGCACCTCTGACAGGTACTCGTCGCGGGTGGTCAGCCGGCCGGCGAAGCCGCGTTGCCAGCCGTCGATCATCGCCAGGGCGAAGGCCCACCCGCAGGCGGTGGCCCAAGTGCCCAGTGTCAGAGCGCGCCACGAAATCCGTTGCGCCAGAATTGGTCCCCACGCCACTGCGGCCACCGCGATGGCGATCGCCGGCCCGGTGCCCCAGCTGGCGTGGATTTCCCAGGCGCCGAAAATCGGTGCCGCCCCGGCGTGCGTGCCGAACCGCTCCTGGCCGACGTCCGTCCGCGGCCGCACGCCCCAGTGCAACCGCGGCAGCACGAACGCCGCACCCACCAGCACCACCCCGACCGCGACGGCCGATAACTCCCGACGTGCCACCCTCACGGTGGACCAGCCTATTGACCGGCCGAACCGGCGAAGCGGCGCACCAACGCCGCCCGGTCGACCTTGCCGATGCCGCGCCGCGGCAGAGCGCCAACGACGTGCAGCTCGCGCGGCGCCGCGGTGGCGTCCAGGGTGCGGGTCACGTGGGCGCGCAGCGCGTCCAGCGTCGGCGCCGGCCGGCCCTCGGCGACCACGATCGCGGCGACCACCCGCTGACCCAGCCGGTCGTCGGGGAGGCCGAAGACGGCGCAGTCCGCGACGGCGGGATGGGTGCCCAGCGCGGCCTCGACCAGCTGCGGCAGCACGGTCAACCCGCCGGTGCCGATCGCATCGTCGGCGCGCCCCAGCACGGTCAGCACGCCCGCGTCGTCGACAACGCCGAGATCGTCGGTGCGGAACCAGCCCGGCTCGGCGAACGGGTCGGGATCCACCGGGTTGCGGTAGCCCTTGGCCAGGGTCGCGCCGCCGAGGACGACGCGCCCGTCGGCCGCCACCCGGACCAGGACGCCGTCCAGCGGCACGCCGTCGTACACGCAGCCGCCCGCGGTTTCACTCATCCCGTAGGTGCGGACGACCGCGATGCCGGCCGCAGCCGCGGCGGCGAGGACGACCTGCGGGGCCGGGCCGCCGCCGAGCAGCACGGCGTCCAGTTCGGCCAGCGCGGCCGCGGCGGCGGGATCGGTGAGCGCCTTGGCCAGCTGCGCGGCGACCAGCGACGTGTACCGCCGTCCGGATCCCAATCGCCTTATCGCGCTGGGCAATTCGGCGACATCGAAGCCTCCCGAAACGTCCAGCTCGACGGGCACCGACCCGGCGAGCGCGCTGCGCACCAGCACCTGCAGCCCCGCGATGTGATACGGCGGCAGCGCCAGCAGCCAACTGCCCGGGCCGCCGAGGCGGTCGTGGGTGGCCGCCGCGCTGGACGTCAGCGCGGCCGCGGTCAGCAGGGCCCCCTTGGGCGCACCCGTGGTTCCCGACGTCGTCGCCACCAGGGCCACGTCGTCGTCGATGTCTTCCCCGACCCGCAGGGCCGCCCCCAGCGCGTCCGCGGACGGCGCCAGCGCGACCAGCGCCGAGTCGCGGCCATCCAGCACCCGTTCCAGGGCCGGCAACAGCGACGAGACGGCCGATCCCGGCGGGACGGTGAGTGCGCGCAGTACGGCTATGCGGGGTCCCCGACCTCGTCCGCGTCGTCGAACGGCCAGCCCTGGGCCGCCAACCGCACCCGCACCCGCTCGATGTCGGCCGGCGCGGGCAGCTCGTCGGTGATCTGCGTGATCAGCACCCCGATGTCGACGTCGTCGAACTCACCGCGCCGGATCAGCTCGGAGGCCACGTCTTTGACCTCGTCGTTGGACAGCCTGCGGACCAGCAGCGCGAGCACCGGGAAGGTGTCCGTCGCCGGGACGCCTTCCGGGTATCCCGCGCGCAGCCACGAGACGATGGAACTGAGAAATCCGTTCACGCTGGTACAGCTCCCCCCGGTGTCCGGCTCGGTAACGCGGTGGGCATCAGTCGATGCTACTTGGGTTTGGCCCCAAGGAAGGCGGTGCCGGTGTGATGGGCGATGAAGTCCCGGGAGATGTACAACAGGGCGAAGGCGATCACCACGAGCACCACCGCATAGATCGCCCAGGCGAGTGCCAGCAGCACCGGGTTCTTCTGTCCCGAACCGCCGTCGGTGCCGGCCTGTCCGGCACCCACCGCGTGGAATCGCAGCCCCAGGGCGAACAGCCCCGGCAATGCGGCTCCGGCCAGCATGGCGAAGAGCAGGATCTTCAAGGAGGCCTGGTAGTTGAACCAGTCGCTGAAGTGACTCATCAGGCGTTCGCCTTCATCGTGGGGTCGTCGGAGTCGAACCGGGGCGGCGCGGTGTTGACCGTGGGGCCGGCGTCCGAGGGCGGCCGCTGTCTGTCGGGACCTTCGAGTCCGGCGGTCAGGCTGCCTTCCCATTCGGCGTTGACGTTGTTGTGGTCCACCTTGACCCTGCGCGACCGGATGTAGATGGCGGCCGAGACCGCGATCAGCAGCGCGAAGCCGACGATGGCGCCCGGGTACCCGCCGATCAGGTGCACGATCCAGTAGGTGACGGCGCCGACCAGCCCGGCCAGCGGCAGCGTCACCAGCCAGGCGACGCCCATCCGGCCGGCGACGCCCCAGCGGACCTCGCCCCCCGGCTTGCCCAGCCCGCTGCCGAGCACCGAGCCCGTGCAGACCTGGGTGGTGGACAGCGCGTAGCCGAAGTGGGCGGACAGCAAAATCACCGCCGCCGAGGACGACTCGGCCGCCATGCCCTGTGGCGACTGGATCTCGACCAGCCCCTTGCCCAGGGTGCGGATGATGCGCCAGCCGCCCAGATACGTGCCCAGCGCCATCGACAGCGCGCAGCCGACGATGACCCACAGCGGCGGCATGGAGGCGTCCTTGCTGACCGAGCCGTAGGACATCAGCGCCAGGAAGATGATGCCCATCGTCTTCTGGGCGTCGTTGGTGCCGTGCGCCAGCGAGACCAGCGACGCCGAGCCCCACTGGCCATACCGGAATCCGGCCTCGGTGCGCTTGGTCGGGATGCCGCGGGTGATCCGGTAGACCAGCCAGGTCGCCACGGCCCCGACCGCAATGGCCAGGATCGCCGAAATGACGGCCGGGATGATCGCCTTCGACACCACGCCCTTCCAAATCACCCCGTGCGCGCCGACGGCCGCGATGGTGGCGCCCACGATGCCGCCGATCAAGGCGTGTGAGGAACTCGAGGGGATGCCGAGGAGCCAGGTCAGCAGGTTCCACACGATGCCGCCGACCAGGCCGGCGAAAACCAGCTCCAGCGTCACGATGTGCCCGTCGATCAGGCCCTTGGCGATCGTGGCGGCGACCGCGGTGGACATGAACGCGCCGATCAGATTCAGCACCGCGGACAGGGCGACCGCCGCCTTGGGCTTGAGCGCGCCGCTGGCGATGGAGGTCGCCATCGCGTTGCCGGTGTCATGGAATCCGTTGGTGAAATCGAAGGCCAGTGCCGTGATTACGACAATGATCAGAAGGAACAATTGGATGTTCACAGCGCCCGATTCTGGTGGTAGGGGGATTCCATTGTCGAATGCAGCAAGACCCGAATCGCGGATGTACTAAGACTCGTCGCCAGATGTTACCTCTCAGTTAACCGGACTTTGTCTCTCATTCACCCCGGGTGTCGCGGCGCAGCGGGTGGCCCGGCGGGATCTGAACGAAGATCAGCGTGATGCCGTCCGGGTCCGTCACGTGCATCTCGAATAGGCCCCACGGTTCTTGGCGCGCCTCGCGGGCGATCGCCACGCCGCGGCCTTGCAGCTCGGCCTGGGTCGCCTCGATGTCGCGGACCTGCAGCCACAGCGCGCCGGGAAAGGGACCCCGGGAGTGGTCCGGTGAGCCGTAGCCCGCCAGCTCCAGCAACGACTGACCGGCGAAAAACACTGTGCCGCCGGGGTATTCGCGGGCTATCGCGAGCCCGATCAGGTCGCGGTAGAAGGTCAACGACTGCTGATAGTCCGCCGGCCGGAGCAGCATCCGGCTGGCCAGGATCTCCACGACCTCGTGTCTATCACATGCGCCGATTCAGCCACCGTCTTCGCGGTTGGGCTGGATGCGTTGCCGCTGCATGAGCGCGTTGACGAAGCGGGGCCCGAAGGTGTCCAGCGCCTTGGCGGCGATCGCCATCCGCGGCGCGATGCGCACCGGCCGGGTGCGGGCCGCGGTCAGCATCCATTCGGCGGCCTCTTCCGACGTGAGCGCCGGCATGCCCTCGTAGGCCTTGGTCGGCGCGATCATCGGGGTGGCCACCAGCGGGTAGTAGAGCGTCGTCGAATGCACGCCCCGGTTTCCCCACTCGGTCTCCACGACGCGGCTCACCGCCGACAGCGCCGCCTTGGATGCGTTGTAGACCGCGAACAGCGGTGACGCCTCGGACAGCACCCCCCACGTGGAGACGTTGATGATGTGGCCGTCGCCGCGCTCGAGCATCCCGGGCGCGAGCCCGCGGATCAGCCGCAGCGGCGCGTAGTAGTTGAGCACGATGGTGCGCTCGACGTCGTGCCAGCGCTGCAGCGACTCGGCCAGCGGCCGGCGGATGGACCGGCCGGCGTTGTTGATCAGGATGTCCACGCCGCCGAGGCGCTTTTCGACGTCGGCG
This genomic interval from Mycobacterium sp. SMC-2 contains the following:
- a CDS encoding glycosyltransferase family 2 protein gives rise to the protein MSDAVTVVLPCLNEEESLPAVLAAIPAGYRALVVDNNSTDGTAAVALRHGAQVVAEPRAGYGSAVHAGVVAATTPIVAVIDADGSMDAGDLPRLVAALDQGADLVVGRRRPVAGLHWPWVARVGTVVMSWRLRTRHGLPVHDIAPMRVARREALLNLGVVDRRSGYPLELLVRAAAAGWRVAELDVSYGPRTGGKSKVSGSLRGSITAILDFWKVIS
- a CDS encoding DUF2064 domain-containing protein, whose translation is MSVLPVTLLVVAKAPEPGRAKTRLAATVGELVAAEIAAAALLDTLDAVAAAPVAKRVVALTGDLGAAAGAAEIRQRLRSFTVIRQRGHDFADRLANAHADAADGYPVLQIGMDTPQVTAELLADCARRLLAAPAVLGLAHDGGWWVLGVAAPTMAECLRTVPMSQPDTGDLTLNALRGNGIDAKLVPRLGDIDVIGDVAAVREACGPASRFAKVTRAAGL
- the menE gene encoding o-succinylbenzoate--CoA ligase; the protein is MLDGRDSALVALAPSADALGAALRVGEDIDDDVALVATTSGTTGAPKGALLTAAALTSSAAATHDRLGGPGSWLLALPPYHIAGLQVLVRSALAGSVPVELDVSGGFDVAELPSAIRRLGSGRRYTSLVAAQLAKALTDPAAAAALAELDAVLLGGGPAPQVVLAAAAAAGIAVVRTYGMSETAGGCVYDGVPLDGVLVRVAADGRVVLGGATLAKGYRNPVDPDPFAEPGWFRTDDLGVVDDAGVLTVLGRADDAIGTGGLTVLPQLVEAALGTHPAVADCAVFGLPDDRLGQRVVAAIVVAEGRPAPTLDALRAHVTRTLDATAAPRELHVVGALPRRGIGKVDRAALVRRFAGSAGQ
- a CDS encoding VOC family protein is translated as MEILASRMLLRPADYQQSLTFYRDLIGLAIAREYPGGTVFFAGQSLLELAGYGSPDHSRGPFPGALWLQVRDIEATQAELQGRGVAIAREARQEPWGLFEMHVTDPDGITLIFVQIPPGHPLRRDTRGE
- a CDS encoding DUF3349 domain-containing protein → MNGFLSSIVSWLRAGYPEGVPATDTFPVLALLVRRLSNDEVKDVASELIRRGEFDDVDIGVLITQITDELPAPADIERVRVRLAAQGWPFDDADEVGDPA
- a CDS encoding inorganic phosphate transporter; protein product: MNIQLFLLIIVVITALAFDFTNGFHDTGNAMATSIASGALKPKAAVALSAVLNLIGAFMSTAVAATIAKGLIDGHIVTLELVFAGLVGGIVWNLLTWLLGIPSSSSHALIGGIVGATIAAVGAHGVIWKGVVSKAIIPAVISAILAIAVGAVATWLVYRITRGIPTKRTEAGFRYGQWGSASLVSLAHGTNDAQKTMGIIFLALMSYGSVSKDASMPPLWVIVGCALSMALGTYLGGWRIIRTLGKGLVEIQSPQGMAAESSSAAVILLSAHFGYALSTTQVCTGSVLGSGLGKPGGEVRWGVAGRMGVAWLVTLPLAGLVGAVTYWIVHLIGGYPGAIVGFALLIAVSAAIYIRSRRVKVDHNNVNAEWEGSLTAGLEGPDRQRPPSDAGPTVNTAPPRFDSDDPTMKANA
- a CDS encoding SDR family oxidoreductase; the encoded protein is MSKSPLGRFKDQLVLATMRPPASPQILVNRPAIKPVDLDGKRILLTGASSGIGEAAAELLAREGATVVVVARRQELLDALAERITTAGGTALAMPCDVSDMEAIDALVADVEKRLGGVDILINNAGRSIRRPLAESLQRWHDVERTIVLNYYAPLRLIRGLAPGMLERGDGHIINVSTWGVLSEASPLFAVYNASKAALSAVSRVVETEWGNRGVHSTTLYYPLVATPMIAPTKAYEGMPALTSEEAAEWMLTAARTRPVRIAPRMAIAAKALDTFGPRFVNALMQRQRIQPNREDGG